cacaacaaaaacaaagagggCGAGCAGCCAGGGACCCACCGGATACTTCTCCTCCTGCGGTCGCTATATGAAAgaatcacacacacatggtGTAGATTAGTCAAGAATTCATAAGAATGCGAAGCAAAAGTAAAACAGTTTCTCTTCTTCCCAATGTTGCTGTTGCTACagtttttaaaagaaatcaTCTTAGTCACTTTTTTTCTGCTTGAACCTACAACTATCACTTATCTTGTTTTTTCCAAAACATAACAAGATGAAGCTGCGGCTCATCAAAAATGTCCCGCATAAACAACTCTGCGGGTTGTGTTGAAAACATCCCATCGTCTCATTAGGGAACTAAAAGGTGCAGAGTTTGTGCAGGGTTAgcgtcttttttatttcttccccaCATTGCGGCTCCTGATCCAGAGGATTGGCCCCACGATGATGTCATCTGTTTGGACATGTTACATGTTTGCGGAGGGGAAGCTTTTACGGTCAGCGATGATGTCAACATAGCTGGAGAAAGAAGGGGTAGgtggaaaaatgtttttcagacaCGGATAAAGTTGCAGTTTTCAGCCAGTTTAATGGGGgggagacagagatgaaaaaaaaacaggaataaatgaaaaaagaactaaaaaaacaacactccTCAGTCTGCTGTCTGACCCCAGTCACAAGTACAAGAACAGCAACAAAATATTTGAGTTCCccttacaaacaccagcatTTAAACCACTATGGATTTAAGTATGGCCAATAATGTATATTAAAAATGTCAACATTAGCCTATATAGCAGCACCAAACCTACAGTTAAAGAAGCTGAAAAGTCAGTGTTTGACAGTTGTGCTTCATGGCTGTTAAGCTTCCTTGGATCATCTCAGGAGGGAAGTTCATAAATCCTGCAATTTTGAAAAATGCATCATTTTGCATTTAAATAGTCATTCAGCTTCACCTTTAATCATCCAGTTGTCTTTTTCCTAGAAATGTTATTGAACAGCAGAGCGATACATCATAATTGGCCTTTACTAAAGGACACGTACACTGAGTAGTCAGCTAATACAATCTCAAGTCaaaaaaagttggaatgttagacagatatttcatgttttgtctCATTAGCTTCATTTCACCTCTTAATGTTCACTGATCAGCTATGACATTAAGCctaaggcccaatctcaatattCCCCcaacttttctccactcgcccttcttttcttccctaccccctaaaaaagaagggggagattttagggcacttgagatctagggcacttggcccaggtgcctgtcccatttctcctactccccctcgttttcatccctaacctgatcaggaagcagagagccaaaagctgttttaatttcagctgtagcgctgttaatatggcactttattaagttttaatattttttcaggcataaaggtaaccttaagatccgcaaccggggctcactttatccaaataacgcctgttaagaaatttgacccgatgttttcggagatgagaagagccgccgcccccggggagcaacctcagctcacagcccgagaacagacgtgtccgccgggtcaggctgctccgtcgtcccgggagagaaactctctccagggacgcagctctgttgagaattatgctggctgaaataaatcatttaggaagatgttggtttaatagatgaaatctaacagttgtagctacgcctgttaagaaatttgctccgaaatgtagagatttctgtctgccggctccggagtttaggtccgcgttaaatagacgcagagcctacggcgtcgcttacgtaacctacggcgtcgcttacgtaggttacgtaaccatattccggcgcgatcttagcgaacaacggacaaaaaagggattatgtacattcactgagtgaatattatgaaagtaaaatattggtttgcaccgagaaatgtaataaaaatgcatttttatgcagaaactaactcaaaatattgattttattccccaaaaaataagaaatgtccaccatgtttttttttttattcagtccgcaaatgacgacgaaaagcattctgggaagtttttttataccccctcgctcgccaagtgagcatctgcaatccctcgatttgaaggggctattctcagcccctagccctcgttatgccccctacccctaggtgaaaagaggaattgggacaccactaccttcacgggaacacgcaaaagttagggttagtgaagaaaacgagggcgagggggagtattgggacgcagcctaagaCCACTGAGGGGTGATGGGAGTAAACACTGTTCGCAGGAATATTTTGCTGGGACAAACATCCTGGCATGTGCATGAATTTCAATTTAGCACTTTCCAACTACCTAAAAAtgtctgcagaccaatcacatcCCCTGTAGCGGCCTCCTCCTCCAGGAGGCCACCGGCGGCCCCCCACAGTCATCATACACAACTCCAACTGATGTTGCtacaaaaacatttgaaaggAAGTGCCGGAGTTGAAATGGTGCCAGTCAGAGGAAAGTATGTATCTGGAGGAATCTCAGTATGCAAACGGGTAAAGTCCAAGAGCACATGTCTAAACCCAACACCCATCATCTGCCACCCCAAAGATACAATTGCATCAAGAACCTCCATTCATCAAGGGACATAATGGGAAAAACCCTTTATTAAGCACTAGAATACAGATCTAATTTCAAAAATGCTATGAAGCTTTGTTGTGCATGAAAGAAGCCTTGAGTTAGCCTTTTCTGGAGGTGGCCTCAAAGTctttgagtttggcggcatctggGATGGGCAATCAAACAGTGAGGGGATGTGTTGTGGTCAGACAAATCCAGATGCAGGATTCCTGATCAGTTTTGGAAGAAATGGGGACCATGAGCTCCAGATCAAAGCCAAAAAGCATTACTGTATCTGTTATTAGCAACAGTCTAGATGGCTCTGTGATGGCATGGGTTGTATCAACACTCACAAAGGTCAATCACACTACTGTAACTGTGGCATTAATGAAGATGGTACATTAagaattgaggccaccatgttggaaaaaagtaaagtaaaagcaCATTGTACTCACATTACAAAGACATGTCTAAGGAAGAGGAGGGTATGGATACTGGATTAGTTTGCTTGCAGACCAGACAAGTGAGAACAACCCCAGCATTAAGATGTGTACAAGCCAGATTGTCTTAGGTGCTGTGATGAAGAAGGGTAGGATTACAAAGTGGTAAAAGCTTTACAGTCCCAGCTTTTATTGGAGTGTGTTGCAGACCTGAATTCAAGTATAACAGTATGCTTgagtgtaattattgactcagacctgaacttcaacagccatctaaagtttatcactaaatctgcctattaccacctaaaaaacattaaaaacacagctagaattaaggggattctgtctaaacaagacatggaaaaacttattcatgcattcatcttcagtaggttggattattgcaatggcatctttacaggcctttacaagaaatcaatcaggcagctgcagctgatccagaacgctgccgccagagtccttacaaacactaggaaactggaccacattacaccggtcatgaaatcactacactggcttccagtgagtcaaaggatagagtttaaaatcttactgctggtctacaaagcattgaatggtcttggaccaaaatacatggttgatctgttagttcctatgaagctcccagacccctgaggttcatctggatctggtttgttgtggttcccaagaaccagaaccaagcaaggtgaggcagttcagttattctgctcctcaccggtggaacaaacttcctgtagacctgaactgtcagctcctttaaatcaggcctaaaaacattactgtttactcaagcgtactcctaaattaaatacttacctgctgtactctactgcccttatttttaacaacttgtgctttttattattgtaccccctaacttttcttatcattttatttcatttatttggtatttaagcatactcttaaattaaatactttctgaaaaccgcaaatgagatgtgtacctgcggtactctactgcccttggttttcagcaacttgtgcattttattattttactttcttttctcataattttatttcattttatttgttatttactgtttaattatgtcttgccgcttttaatgttgatgtaaagcactttgaattaccttgtgttgaattgtgctatacaaataaacttgccttgcctttcctTGCCTTGAGAAGCATAATTGGTTTGGCAagacaaaacatgaaatattttGTGTCTACAAAAACCAAAGAAGCTGTATGAAAAAAAACgggtttttttcctctcttttttttaaaagtctgTTCATTTGATACATGTATCAGCACTCATTTGAGTAATTTACCATCCATTATAACAGTTTGTGCGTGTGTTTCCACAAGTTGCACTGCGGTAACGAGCAGAAAGAGTCAATTAAACCGACATGTGACAGCAGCTTGGATGATTTCATGCTAAATATGTGAAGTCACGCTCGGAGCGGCATCTGTGGGAGACATGCAGCTGCCAACAGCTGGCAGCGcggccagcagcagcatcaccacacCGGGCTGGAGCGCAGGCTGTCTGGGAGAACATCACATCTGGCTCACCAGCGTCTTGGCGACGTTTCCTCTCTGCGTGATGTTCTTGCTGTGTTTCTCGTTGGCCATGCGGATCCTCTGTTTGGCCACCATCTTCCAGGGCGAGGACGGCGCTGGGGCCAATGAACTGTTTATCCCGTTATTCTCTGATGCTGCGGGATGACAACAGCAGCCCTGCGTCAAGCTGCAGAGAAAGCACGGAACGGAAAACGCGCGGTGtgcatttcaaaataagagcatgcaggggcgaaaatcccgtttcatagttgggggcagaggtggaaaaagtacaaaaatattgtacttaagtaaaagtacaaattttctgcttgaaaattacttaagtaaaagtaaaaagtacccattaagaacattacttaagtaaaagtataaaagtacctcaacttaaatataataaagtaccaaaagtacatggtgtaaaatgtacttaagtacaaaagtaaaaagtacaaagtacaaagtacaaaattcaaagtacaaaattattttcaaaaggattgcaaagaaatgaagaatccaagaatttgcttacaactctaaataatggtgattaaattagtatgcagtgacaacattaagcaaccccagctgataaaggatgagactttttaacttttaaatgccaaaaccaccttagaaggggtggaatcaaagaatggtgcgcatggacacgcgtcggctgccgctcaaggctgatttatggttccgcgttacaccaacgcagggcccgtaccctacggcgaggctctgcgtcgatttaacgcggaaccataattcaggcttcagtcctcatcggtactcgacgcgacggcggttcctccggccttccggcccgcctctgcggcgcaactctcccgggagctgcggctccttctcggtatattcacgcgccccctcttccttcccgtccgccttatggttccgcgttaaatcgacgcacacctgtgtgtgcgttgccgcgtaccctacgccgtagctctgcgccggtgtaacgcggaaccataaatcagcccccgctgtgctgttctttaatttgtagcgagtaacaacgtgtccaattttaaatatagcggattaaaagtacga
This DNA window, taken from Cololabis saira isolate AMF1-May2022 chromosome 6, fColSai1.1, whole genome shotgun sequence, encodes the following:
- the serp2 gene encoding stress-associated endoplasmic reticulum protein 2, whose amino-acid sequence is MVAKQRIRMANEKHSKNITQRGNVAKTLRPQEEKYPVGPWLLALFVFVVCGSAIFQIIQSIRMGM